A portion of the Enterobacter sp. SA187 genome contains these proteins:
- the dppC gene encoding dipeptide ABC transporter permease DppC, with protein sequence MSQVTENKAVSAPVPMTPMQEFWHYFKRNKGAVVGLVYIIVVLIIAIFANWIAPYNPADQFRDSLLAPPVWQEGGSWAHLLGTDDVGRDVMSRLMYGARLSLLVGCLVVVLSLVSGIILGLIAGYFGGLVDNIIMRVVDIMLALPSLLLALVLVAVFGPSIVNASLALTFVALPHYVRLTRAAVMVEVNRDYVTASRVAGAGAMRQMFVNIFPNCLAPLIVQASLGFSNAILDMAALGFLGMGAQPPTPEWGTMLSDVLQFAQSAWWVVTFPGLAILLTVLAFNLMGDGLRDALDPKLKQ encoded by the coding sequence ATGTCACAAGTAACTGAAAATAAAGCGGTGTCCGCACCGGTGCCGATGACCCCGATGCAGGAGTTCTGGCACTATTTTAAACGCAACAAAGGGGCGGTAGTCGGCCTGGTGTATATCATCGTGGTGCTGATTATTGCCATCTTCGCCAACTGGATCGCGCCTTATAACCCGGCCGACCAGTTCCGTGACTCGCTGCTCGCGCCGCCGGTCTGGCAGGAAGGCGGTAGCTGGGCGCATCTGCTCGGCACCGATGACGTAGGCCGCGACGTGATGTCGCGTCTGATGTACGGCGCGCGCCTGTCGCTGCTGGTCGGCTGCCTGGTGGTGGTGCTGTCGCTGGTGTCCGGGATTATCCTCGGGCTTATCGCCGGGTATTTCGGCGGCCTGGTGGATAACATCATTATGCGCGTGGTGGACATCATGCTGGCGCTGCCGAGCCTGCTGCTCGCGCTGGTGCTGGTGGCGGTCTTTGGCCCGTCCATCGTCAACGCCTCGCTGGCGCTCACCTTCGTGGCGCTGCCCCATTACGTGCGCTTAACCCGCGCCGCGGTAATGGTGGAAGTGAACCGCGATTACGTCACCGCCTCCCGCGTGGCCGGTGCCGGTGCGATGCGCCAGATGTTCGTGAATATCTTCCCTAACTGCCTAGCGCCGCTGATCGTTCAGGCGTCGCTCGGCTTCTCTAACGCCATTCTCGATATGGCCGCCCTTGGCTTCCTTGGCATGGGTGCGCAACCGCCAACACCGGAGTGGGGCACCATGCTGTCTGACGTGTTGCAGTTCGCACAAAGCGCCTGGTGGGTCGTGACCTTCCCGGGTCTGGCGATCCTGCTGACGGTGCTGGCATTTAACCTGATGGGTGACGGCTTGCGTGATGCGCTCGACCCCAAACTCAAGCAGTAA
- the dppB gene encoding dipeptide ABC transporter permease DppB, translating to MLQFILRRLGLVIPTFIGITLLTFAFVHMIPGDPVMIMAGERGISPERHAQLLAELGLNKPLWQQYVNYVWGVLHGDLGVSLKSRLPVWDEFVPRFKATLELGVCAMIFAVAVGIPVGVLAAVKRGSIFDHTAVSVALAGYSMPIFWWGMMLIMLVSVQLNLTPVSGRVSDMVFLDDTNPLTGFMLIDTAIWGEEGNFIDALAHMILPAVVLGTIPLAVIVRMTRSSMLEVLGEDYIRTARAKGLTRMRVIVVHALRNAMLPVVTVIGLQVGTMLAGAILTETIFSWPGLGRWLIDALQRRDYPVVQGGVLLVATMIILVNLLVDLLYGVVNPRIRHKK from the coding sequence ATGTTGCAGTTCATCCTCCGACGTCTGGGGCTTGTCATCCCTACGTTTATCGGTATCACCCTTCTCACCTTTGCCTTTGTCCATATGATCCCGGGCGACCCGGTCATGATCATGGCGGGTGAGCGTGGTATCTCCCCTGAGCGTCACGCGCAGTTGCTGGCCGAGCTTGGCCTGAACAAGCCGCTGTGGCAGCAGTACGTCAACTATGTATGGGGCGTGTTGCATGGAGATTTAGGGGTTTCGCTTAAGAGCCGTCTCCCGGTGTGGGACGAGTTTGTGCCGCGTTTTAAAGCGACGCTGGAACTCGGTGTCTGCGCCATGATATTTGCTGTTGCCGTGGGTATTCCGGTGGGCGTTCTCGCCGCCGTTAAACGCGGTTCCATCTTTGACCACACCGCCGTCAGCGTCGCGCTGGCCGGTTACTCCATGCCAATCTTCTGGTGGGGCATGATGCTGATCATGCTGGTGTCGGTGCAACTCAACCTGACGCCGGTATCCGGGCGCGTCAGTGACATGGTTTTCCTTGATGATACTAACCCGCTGACCGGCTTTATGCTGATCGACACCGCCATCTGGGGTGAAGAGGGCAACTTCATTGATGCGCTGGCGCATATGATCCTGCCTGCGGTGGTGCTCGGCACTATTCCGCTGGCGGTGATCGTGCGTATGACCCGCTCATCAATGCTGGAAGTGCTGGGTGAAGACTACATCCGTACCGCCCGCGCGAAAGGCCTGACCCGGATGCGCGTGATCGTGGTGCATGCCCTGCGTAATGCGATGCTGCCGGTGGTCACGGTGATCGGCTTACAGGTGGGCACCATGCTGGCGGGCGCTATCCTGACGGAGACGATTTTCTCCTGGCCGGGACTGGGACGCTGGTTGATCGACGCGCTGCAACGCCGCGATTACCCGGTGGTGCAGGGCGGCGTGCTGCTGGTGGCGACGATGATTATCCTCGTCAACCTGCTGGTCGATCTGCTTTACGGCGTGGTGAACCCGCGTATTCGTCATAAGAAGTAA